Proteins from one Coregonus clupeaformis isolate EN_2021a chromosome 25, ASM2061545v1, whole genome shotgun sequence genomic window:
- the LOC121539217 gene encoding kelch-like protein 28: protein MDQQAQSYMLASLTRPHSEQLLQGLQLLRQDHELCDIVLRVGDAKIHAHKVVLASISPYFKAMFTGNLSEKETSEVEFQCVDEAALQAIVEYAYTGTVFISQETVESLLPAANLLQVKLVLKECCSFLESQLDAGNCIGISRFAETYGCHDLCLAATKFICQNFEEVCQTEEFFELTRAELDEIVSNDCLKVVTEETVFYALESWIKYDVTERQQYLAQLLHCVRLPLLSVKFLTRLYEANHLIRDDHACKHLLNEALKYHFMPEHRLSYQTVLSTRSRCAPKVLLAVGGKAGLFATLESMEMYFPQTDSWIGLAPLSVPRYEFGVAVLDQKVYVVGGIATHMRQGISYRRHESTVERWDPDSNTWSTVERMAECRSTLGVVVLAGELYALGGYDGQYYLQSVEKYVPKVKEWQPVAPMTKSRSCFATAVLDGMVYAIGGYGPAHMNSVERYDPSKDAWEMVAPMADKRINFGVGVMLGFIFVVGGHNGVSHLSSIERYDPHQNHWTACRPMNEPRTGVGSAIVDNYLYVVGGHSGSSYLNTVQRYNPITDSWLDSSGMMYCRCNFGLTAL, encoded by the exons ATGGACCAGCAGGCCCAGTCCTATATGCTTGCCAGTCTGACGCGGCCCCACTCTGAGCAGCTGCTGCAAGGCCTCCAGCTGTTGCGGCAGGACCATGAGCTGTGCGACATTGTGCTGCGAGTGGGTGATGCTAAGATCCATGCCCACAAAGTGGTGCTGGCGAGCATCAGCCCCTACTTCAAGGCCATGTTCACGGGAAATCTGTCAGAGAAGGAGACCTCCGAGGTGGAGTTCCAGTGCGTTGACGAGGCTGCGCTACAA GCCATTGTTGAGTATGCCTACACTGGCACAGTATTCATCTCACAGGAAACTGTGGAGTCCCTACTGCCAGCTGCTAACCTGCTCCAGGTCAAGCTGGTGCTGAAGGAGTGTTGCTCTTTCCTAGAGAGCCAGCTAGATGCTGGGAACTGTATAGGCATCTCCCGCTTCGCTGAGACCTATGGCTGCCATGATCTCTGCCTGGCTGCCACTAAATTCATCTGCCAGAATTTTGAAGAGGTGTGCCAGACAGAGGAGTTTTTTGAGCTGACACGTGCAGAGCTGGATGAAATAGTGTCAAACGACTGTCTGAAGGTGGTAACAGAGGAGACTGTGTTCTACGCCCTGGAGTCGTGGATCAAGTACGATGTGACTGAGCGGCAGCAGTACCTGGCTCAGCTACTGCACTGCGTCCGCCTGCCTCTCCTCAGCGTTAAGTTCCTCACCCGCCTCTACGAGGCCAACCACCTTATCCGGGATGACCACGCCTGCAAGCACCTGCTCAACGAGGCCCTCAAATACCATTTCATGCCTGAGCACCGGCTCTCTTACCAGACGGTGTTGTCTACACGGTCACGCTGTGCTCCCAAGGTGCTACTTGCTGTGGGAGGCAAGGCTGGACTCTTTGCCACCCTCGAGAG CATGGAGATGTACTTCCCTCAGACGGACTCATGGATTGGGCTTGCCCCTCTTAGTGTGCCCCGCTATGAGTTTGGAGTGGCAGTGTTGGACCAGAAGGTGTATGTGGTGGGTGGCATCGCCACACACATGCGACAGGGCATTAGCTACCGGAGACATGAGAGCACAGTGGAGAGATGGGACCCTGACAGCAACACCTGGTCCACAGTGGAGCGCATGGCAGAGTGTCGCAGCACCCTGGGGGTGGTGGTCTTGGCTGGGGAGCTCTATGCCCTAGGGGGCTACGATGGCCAGTATTACCTACAGTCTGTGGAAAAATATGTCCCCAAGGTGAAGGAGTGGCAGCCTGTGGCACCCATGACCAAGTCACGCAGCTGCTTTGCCACCGCTGTGCTGGATGGCATGGTTTATGCCATCGGGGGCTATGGGCCAGCCCATATGAACAG TGTGGAGCGGTATGACCCCAGCAAGGATGCCTGGGAAATGGTAGCTCCCATGGCAGACAAACGGATCAACTTTGGTGTTGGGGTCATGCTAGGGTTCATATTTGTGGTTGGGGGACACAACGGGGTATCACACCTGTCCAGCATTGAGAGGTATGACCCACACCAGAACCACTGGACAGCCTGTCGGCCCATGAATGAACCACGCACAG GGGTTGGCTCAGCGATCGTGGACAACTACCTCTATGTGGTGGGGGGTCACTCGGGGTCATCCTACCTGAACACTGTCCAGCGGTACAACCCCATCACAGACAGCTGGCTGGACTCTAGCGGCATGATGTACTGCCGCTGTAACTTTGGCCTGACTGCTCTTTGA